A single genomic interval of uncultured Sunxiuqinia sp. harbors:
- a CDS encoding FecR domain-containing protein yields MESNKKSDAAEMLRLYLQDRYSLETEEKVQQWLVKNPVTEEMEQASKEYWDSINTGKDATAFEALKRVNTKIGIYSEEKKTVWLRTFSKVAAIFILLIGISGVWFYLQHQSSPAMVEISAAYGEMKHVALPDQTEVWLNVGSSLKYPSVFNQKIRSVSLTGEAFFSVTKNQLKPFVVETKNLTVKVLGTKFNLKAYPDEHQTTATLQEGKIEVQTAKNQKQQMVPNEQLVYNSETSILKVAKINPEDIPDWKNGNLLFSEATLGEILQTLERRFNISFDTDKSIDLSTERYTIKFEREETPAQILQVLADMAGNFSYSSKSGQITLKKR; encoded by the coding sequence ATGGAATCTAATAAGAAATCGGATGCAGCGGAAATGCTGCGGCTTTATTTACAAGACCGGTATTCTCTGGAAACGGAAGAAAAAGTTCAACAGTGGCTGGTAAAAAATCCTGTAACGGAAGAGATGGAGCAGGCATCAAAAGAATATTGGGACTCAATAAACACAGGAAAAGATGCGACCGCGTTTGAGGCGTTAAAACGGGTGAATACAAAAATTGGCATTTATTCCGAAGAAAAGAAAACTGTTTGGTTAAGAACTTTCTCAAAAGTGGCGGCTATTTTCATCTTGCTTATAGGAATAAGTGGAGTTTGGTTTTACCTGCAACATCAGAGCAGTCCGGCAATGGTTGAAATTTCGGCAGCGTATGGCGAAATGAAACATGTAGCATTGCCCGACCAAACAGAGGTTTGGCTCAATGTGGGAAGTTCTTTAAAATATCCATCAGTGTTCAATCAGAAAATACGTTCGGTTAGCTTAACCGGGGAAGCATTTTTCTCGGTAACGAAAAACCAATTGAAGCCTTTTGTGGTAGAAACAAAGAACCTGACAGTAAAAGTCTTGGGGACAAAATTCAATTTGAAAGCCTACCCGGATGAGCACCAAACGACAGCTACTTTGCAGGAGGGGAAAATAGAAGTTCAAACTGCAAAAAATCAAAAACAACAAATGGTGCCGAATGAGCAATTGGTTTACAACAGCGAAACTTCAATCTTGAAAGTGGCAAAAATCAATCCCGAAGACATCCCGGATTGGAAAAACGGTAATCTATTATTCTCGGAAGCTACACTGGGTGAAATATTGCAAACACTCGAACGGCGTTTCAATATTTCTTTCGATACAGATAAATCCATTGACTTATCAACCGAACGTTATACCATAAAGTTTGAACGGGAAGAAACCCCGGCGCAAATACTTCAGGTTTTAGCAGATATGGCCGGGAACTTTTCCTATTCCTCGAAAAGCGGACAAATTACATTGAAAAAAAGATAG
- a CDS encoding RNA polymerase sigma-70 factor: MTKINQSTLAALQKGNHPAFEKVFIFYYTKVRTFILGYVKTMADAEELAEEVFVGLWQNHKSIDPEKSFDSYLYTIAKNKALNFLKRKYASKTIIEMQAPSTFSHSPEEEYIALEKALLIEMIVEKMPAQRKKVYQLRQQGMTNEEIAQELDTTKRNVESQVSLALKEVRSAFRDYLIVFV; this comes from the coding sequence ATGACAAAAATCAACCAGTCCACATTAGCAGCATTGCAAAAAGGGAATCATCCGGCTTTTGAAAAAGTCTTCATTTTCTACTACACAAAGGTCAGGACTTTTATTTTGGGCTATGTAAAAACAATGGCCGATGCTGAGGAACTGGCGGAAGAAGTTTTTGTCGGCTTGTGGCAAAATCATAAAAGCATTGACCCTGAAAAATCATTTGATTCGTATTTATACACCATTGCCAAAAATAAAGCCCTCAATTTTCTGAAAAGAAAGTACGCAAGCAAAACCATTATTGAAATGCAGGCTCCTTCAACATTTTCTCATAGCCCGGAGGAGGAATACATTGCTTTGGAAAAGGCGCTTTTAATTGAAATGATTGTTGAAAAAATGCCCGCCCAACGGAAAAAAGTCTATCAGCTTCGGCAACAAGGCATGACGAACGAAGAAATTGCTCAGGAATTAGACACCACCAAACGAAATGTAGAAAGCCAGGTTAGTTTGGCTTTAAAGGAAGTTCGCAGTGCTTTCAGGGATTACCTGATTGTTTTTGTTTAG
- a CDS encoding integrase core domain-containing protein, with translation MYVIELKRKEIQISMTEENHCYENAVTERVNGILKDEFYLDQCFFSTLQAKRAAKNAIKLYNNKRLHLSLGYKILHLVFFNVA, from the coding sequence ATGTATGTAATTGAGCTGAAAAGAAAAGAAATACAAATCAGCATGACAGAAGAGAATCATTGTTATGAGAATGCAGTGACAGAAAGGGTTAACGGTATCCTGAAAGATGAGTTTTACCTCGACCAGTGCTTCTTTTCTACCCTACAGGCAAAACGTGCTGCAAAAAATGCTATTAAACTATATAATAATAAAAGGCTTCATTTATCGTTAGGGTATAAAATACTACATTTGGTGTTTTTTAATGTAGCTTGA